The following nucleotide sequence is from Cicer arietinum cultivar CDC Frontier isolate Library 1 chromosome 2, Cicar.CDCFrontier_v2.0, whole genome shotgun sequence.
GTATAGCAAAAACCACATGAATGAAACTTAGAAAACCtatctaaattaaattaaattcttatatgataaaataagataaacaGAAAGacataaagaaattaaattaccCTGCGCCTGACGAAACGCTGAGGAGGGTCACGCTTCCTCCTATCAGTGCGAGATCTAACCCTCACAACATGAGAATGGATAGCACATGAAACGCAGTACTGCATCTTCACATACAGCTTAGGAAGTGTGTATTCTACAAATTAcattacaacaacaacaacaaaaaattaatcaattcatgatataataatatatatataaatcaaatatataaaaataaagcgGAATCAATCAATTACGAAAATAACCTAGATAtgaataaaagattaaaaaagaagAATCTTACGATCATAGACACAAGCTTCCTGAACATCTCTAACTGCGGCCTGTTCAACAATGTTCCTTACAAGAAACCTCTTGATTGCCTTATCctattacatttatttttcaaaaataatataaaaattgttaaattcgatttcaattaaaaacttacaaaaaaatacGAAGGTGCAAAAATGGCGAAGTAACAAACCTTAGGACAGCATTTACCGCAGTTTGAGCATCGGATGAATTTGACATGGCCACGGCCGTGCTTGTTACGGCCACCATTCCTGCGTTTGAATGTCTGCAAATTGATATAACAGCGATTAAAATCAAACAGTAATATAGATCGGAAAAAAGAAGCTATAGATCGTGATGGACGAACCATGGTTGAGCTCCGAGTTGGATTTCGCGATAGGGTTTCAACACGCTGTACTGTGTTTCTTCAAGAGTAAAATTTCTAGGGTTTTTGTGTTTATATATTACTGAGACAAAAGCCCGTATTGTTTAACCCGGGTTTTAGTCCAAATATAATGGGCCCGTATTTTTTAGTCCATTAGGATTGAGTCCGAAAAAAAATAACCCAgatttgagtaaaaaataaagtagTTCGTATCTTATAATTTTGTGAATAGAAACCGATGAAATAAAAACTACACaaacttattaaaaataaatttaatttgtatatttcgaaaatgtaattttttttacaattgtatAGAATTAAATTACTccataatatcaatttttttttaattagttagtaaaatatatctacaaatatttatttggcatattttgattaaatacaAGTGTAAAAAGATATGTACTATATGTTAGCAATTAATCTCTTAAAAAATACGAAAAAGTATACAATTAATTTAcaagaattattattaaaaaaaattatttgcaaACATACAGTCTTTTAGAACTACTAAATTGAGATGTATTAGTCTCTAACAACAAATTTAACACTTAATCTTTAGTGAGACGGTGAATGATTTTTTGTGGACTTATTTTTTGAAAACACTAAATAGActttgcatttttttaaaaaattattttaagggcataaaataattgtttatcttttattttaataattaatttttttaagggacaatttgatataaaatcaacaacaaaaaatccgTAAAAAAATAGATCATGCTAATAAGTGTTTTTTGTTAAGcaactaaaaaaaacaaacataaaattgtttttttaaattttaaaatgttaattacgcaaattctaaaatattattttcatggTAGGTTTCTTACAAGTGTCCCAATAATACTTGATAGTATTTCTCtaaaataattgaagaaaaatgtaTTACTAAGAGAATGTGTTATTGTTAATAAGTTTGACCACATGATGGGGCACAATTTTTTGCTATtagaataaaatagaaaaatataagaacAAGTCGGTAAAGAAAACAACTCCTAAAAATAGATATGAAAtagtgtaataattttttacgGTTAATACTGCTCAAATacatactaaaatatatttgatggaCGATTAATTGGTGTAACAACATGTTTCGATCTATTAACTTAACACAACTAATtactattttgaaatatattaatcacGATTTTCAAATGTATATTTGAATACAAAATATGGTTAATGAATATCATAacacaaaaaaaattgtgtaaattagaacacaaattaaataattgatatataacatatatatttgcaacaattgaaaatcataattaattacattcatgaaataattaataaattgtaACACTCTCTCTATAACAATTAATCATTCATTGTATTTGATTAACCGTATATTTCAAATGTATCAACTATCTATATTATTGTCAATTTTTGTGTcaaaatgacattttaaaaaaagaaatgagCTATACccataatagaaaaataaaataatatcaaagtCAACATTGTGGAAAATACAGCAAACTAATTCACAAGAAACAAATACCGAAGACTTGTTGCTTTGAATCAAGGGTCAATGGGTTCAACATAATAATATGTGGTGTGAGATACTTGTCTCAAGTCTTGTTGCTTCTGTTTGTTTTAGTTGTAGTAATCGAAATTCAGGGATCAAATCACCTCTTTCTCACGTTGTTGTGTTGGAGATTGAAGCACCCCATAAAAGAAGTACCGAACTTGTGATAAGAGTCCACAAAACAAGGTAATagtaacaatttttatttaatcaatgtTTCTAAGTTAGCTTGTTCTGAATTATGAGTTGcaaattaacttatttgttCGGTTTGCTTTTGCAAAATTTGCAATTAAGTAGTTATATATTTCTGCTAAAAAAATAGTATGTGCTtctaattcatttaaaattatttaattcgTGTATAACATTATTTGAAGCTTAAAGTTGAACtttgtcattaaaaaattaatcatttaatctcttaaaatatatattaatttcatttgttAATAAAGAAGATGTAAGACTCGTGATGTGAACATTTATATGTACAATTTTGCTATTCACACCTCCCTTTTTGCTACCCATACCCTTcaaaatttgtataaaaatgaAATACTCAAAACACCCTTATTAATTCATATCATTCTTTAGatcttaatttcttttttatcttcattttgtcaatatttgataTTGGATCAACAATGATGATTTTGATGGTCTCCATGCGTACCTAAACTGATCACCCATATGCAAATTGAGTATGTCCAATAaacctacgtgaactgagtttgTATAAGTAAACTAATTTCATGTACGTTTACGTTGACTAAATTCACAAACAtctacgtgaactcaattcatgTATGTCTCACATACTGAACTGAGATCACATATACATGTAGGTGATCTGAATTCATGCAACCTACATTAACTCAATTCGCGTAAGTGAACATGAACTCTATTCACGTAATgtctataaatttttaaactcCATTGCATACACAAACTCCATTGAAGagagataatattttaaaagaattgtgtttaatttgtttttagtttgtttGGTTGGAGGggagataatattttaaatgtgtttaatttaaattttaagaggGGATGAGAGTAAATTAAGTGAAGGGAGGGGATATGACTGGATGGTTCcgtataattaaaaaactatttaaaatatctcTCATCCTATTTGAATCAGACACAAAACCATTAAAATCACTGATCTCTCACTTGAACCAAACATGTCTCTACTTCACTGTCATTTTCCCATTAAAATTTATCTTCTCCATTCCCCTATGTTGTACCAAACACAAcataatatttgaatattatttgatatttaatagcATTAactaatttcattatttatagttcttttttaaaattttattatttatactatCTTCCTCGTCCACCAACTTATTGCACTGTAAATGTAGTTTAGACAACAAAAGAGCAAAAACATATGATATTTTGAAGTGCGGAGCAGAACCCTTATTATCGTaggttatttgaaattaaaaaaactcaTACTCCTTAAAACTTTCgcatcatcttcttcctctaaacaaaaaaaaaaaaaatatcttaacatTGAAAACCAAAACATTATAGTCTATTGTCTAGTTGACTTTATCTCAACAATACAAGTCTAATAAGCATGTTCTATTTGataatagtttatttttagCTATGATAAATTGACAAACAGCAAAGTCACCATCACATGGATGAATAAATGAAGAAATAGCTACTATAGTTccaaaattttgatatatactTTGAATTTAATTTGATCAAATCCAATCTTAATAACCCCTCCCAATATCAACTATCATGAATCTTGTCTCACACAAACAAATCAATAGAACAAGGtttgatgatttttatttttgtaatataggatcaatttaattttattgtgccCAAAATTGTCTTATGaatttcatttattaattttttctatttgatgTAATATGAGTATTAAAACAAGACGatgtatcatttttttttcttcaaatagaCTAATGACTAAACTTACAAACATATTAACTGTGAAatcaaattcaaactcaaatttgATTTATGAATGTTAGTTACCAACTAAATTGTATGAGATGAAGACATGTCATTATggtatatatcaaaataattatttaattgactTTTTTTAAATGAAGTTTAGTTATTATACACTATCAacattacaattatttattaacataatttcaaatatctttaataatttaatattgtgattgattaacaatatacaaattttttacACTCTAATAtacatgaattaaaaaaaaaatttaatgacaaTTTGAACTTGTGTTTAATTGTAATGCACACTATAGAATTTCTTAcactatttatatattaaaatgatttataaatataactttAGTAGAGTGcggaaaaataaaaagtcataaatcaaaatatataaattggaAGAGTAACACTTTTCCAAAAACGACGACGTATGGATGACCTTCGAGACAGAGGAGTTGGAAATGCTCCTGCGCCATGGCGCTTACGTCAAAGACGAGTCCTTTTTCTTCCATGGCTTGGCCTTGGAAGGAAGCGACGTCGTCGTTTGAAGTCGGTTCTGTGTCGTTTCATGTGAACTGAAGTGAAGGATTTGGGGTGCATCCACCTTCCACTGTGCTGAAATGGAAGTTCCAATGTTCGTCAATCTGGTAGCTACTGTTCCCATTCTTGGaatcgattttttttagaatGGATTAATCTATAAAATAGCTGAACTTAAGATATTACTTGTTTGCATAGAAACTATTATTAGTAATTATAACATGGTTGTCTCTCTTTTGTTCAGGCTAAGTAATTTGCACTAAAGTAATGGAATACCTTTATGGATTTGCGTCTTCTATTTCAAGAGATTTGGTGTGCGGCGTGATAGGTCAGTTAAGTTATCCCTGCTGCTTCAACAATTTTGTTAAAGACCTTGCAAAAGAAGAAGGTAATTTGGCTGCAACAAGAGCTAGTGTCCAAGACCGTGTTACACGAGCCAAGAAGCAAACTAGAAACACTGCTGAGGTTGTTGATAAGTGGTTGAAGGATGCTAACATTGTCATGGACAATGTTGATCAGTTACTACAAATGGCAAAAACAGAAAAGAACTCTTGTCTCGGGAACTGTCCAAATTGGATTTGGCGATACCGTGTAGGCAGGAAGTTAGCAAAGAAAAAAAGGGACCTTACATTGTGCATTAAAGAAGGTAGACAATATATACAGATTGAACACCCTGCTGCACTTTCAAGCAATTTTTCTTCTGATAAATGTTGGGAGTTTGATAGTAGAAAACCTGCATATGAGGAACTTATGTGTGCTTTGGAAGATGATGAGGTTATTATGATTGGATTGTATGGGATGGGGGGTTGTGGTAAAACAATGCTTGCAAAAGAAGTAGGTAAGAGAGCTGGTCATCTTTTTGATCAAGTGCTTTTTGTGCCTATATCTAGTACTGTAGAAGTGGAAAGGATCCAAGAAAAAATTGCAGGCTCTCTTGAATTTGAATTCCAAGAAAAAGACGAGATGGACAGATCACAACGCTTATGCATGAGGTTATCACAAGAAGAAAGGGTTCTTGTGATTCTGGATGATGTGTGGCAAATGCTAGATTTTGATGCCATAGGGATTCCTTCTAGTGAGCATCATAGAGGTTGCAAAGTTCTCATTACCAGTAGATCAGAAGCAGTTTGTACTTTGATGGATTGCCAGAAAAAAATTCACCTGTCAACATTAACCAACGAAGAAACGTGGGATCTTTTCCAAAAGCAAGCACTCATATCTGAAGGCACTTGGATTACTGTAAAGAATTTGGGTAAAGAAATTTCAAATGAATGTAAAGGCTTGCCTGTCGCCATTGTAGCAGTGGCTAGCAGCTTAAAAGGCAAGGCGGAGGTAGAATGGAAGGTTGCATTGGATAGATTGAGAAGTTCAAAACCTGTTAATATTGAAAAAGGTTTGCAAAACCCGTACAAGTGCTTGCAGTTAAGCTATGATAATTTGGACACCGAAGAGGCCAAGTCACTTTTCTTGTTGTGTTCTGTGTTTCCTGAAGATTGTGAAATTCCTGTTGAGTTTTTAACTAGGTCTGCAATAGGGCTAGGCATTGTTGGAGAAGTTCGCTCATATGAAGGGGCAAGGGATGAAGTGAGTGCGGCTAAAAATAAGCTCATAAGTTCTTGTTTGTTGCTGGATGTTGATGAAGGAAAATGTGTCAAAATGCATGACTTAGTTCGCAATGTAGCCCATTGGATTGCGGAGAAGGCGATTAAGTGTACCTCAGAAAAGGATATGACTTTGGAACATACTTCATTAAGATATCTATGGTGTGAGAAATTTCCAAATAGTTTGGATTGTTCCAATCTTGACTTTCTACACATTCACACATATACACAAGTATCAGATGAAATTTTCAAAGGAATGAGAATGCTCAGAGTTTTGTTTCTTTACAACAAGGGTCGGGAGAGAAGGCCATTGTTGACTACatcattaaaattattgatgAATCTTCGTTGCATAGTCCTGAGTAAATGGGATTTAGTTGACATCTTATTTGTGGGAGACATGAAGAAACTTGAAAGTCTTACATTGTGTGATTGTTCATTCCTTGAATTACCTGATGTGATTACACAACTGACAAACTTgagattgttggatttgtcAGAATGTGACATGAAAATGAATCCGTTTGAAGTAATTGGGAAACACCCACAGCTAGAAGAACTGTACTTTGCTGATCGTAGATCGAAATGGGAACTTGAATTCTTAAAAAAGTTTAGTGTCCCACAAGTGTTACAAAGGTATCAAATACAGTTAGGAAGTATGTTTGCCGGTTTCCAGCAAGAGTTTCTCAATCATCGCAGAACTTTGTTTCTCAGTTATTTGGATACATCTAATGCTGCGATTAAGGATTTGGCCAAAAAAGCAGAGGTCTTGTGTGTAGCATGTATCGAGGGAGGTGCTAAAAATATTATCCCTGACATATTTCAAATAGAAGGAGGAAGTATGAATCATTTAACTGAGCTTTTGATACGTGATTCTAAGGGGATAGAGTGTTTGGTTGACACTTGTCTGATCAACGTAGGAACTCTCTTCTGCAAGTTGCATTGGCTAAGGATTGAGCACATGGAGCATTTGGGAGCTTTATACAATGGTCGAAGAATGCCTCTTGGTGGTCATTTTGAGAATTTAGAAGACCTATATATAAGTAATTGTCCAAAGCTAACATGTCTCTTCACACTTGCAGTTGCTCAAAATCTGGCACAACTGGAGAAGTTAGAAGTATTATCTTGTCCTGCACTGAAACATATACtaattgatgatgatgatgatgatagtgaggaGATAAGTGCATATGATCACAGACTTCTGTTTCCAAAATTAAAAAAGCTTCATGTTAGAGAGTGTGGTATGCTGGAATACATAATCCCAATCACTTTAGCTCAAGGCCTTGTACAATTGGAGAGTATAGAAATCGTATGTAATCATAAGTTGAAATACATATTTGGCCAAAGCACACACAAAGATGGTCAGAATCAAAATGAACTCAAGATCGAGCTTTTGGCCCTGGAAGAGCTTACTCTTGTTCTCTTGCCAAATATCAATAGCATTTGTCTAGAAGATTGTTATCTCATGTGGCCATCCTTGTGTCAATTCAATTTGCAAAATTGTGGAGAGTTTTTCATGGTGTCTATCAATACTTGCATGGCTTTACACAACAATCAGATAATCAATGAAGCTTCACGTCAAATTGTGCAAAATATAAAAGAAGTTCGAGTCAATAACTGTGAGTTAGAAGGCATCTTTCAGCTAGCAGGACTATCCATTGATGGAGAAAAAAATCCACTGACATCATGTTTGGAAATGTTGTATTTGGAGAATCTACCTCAGCTCAGGTATGTATGTAAGAGTGATGTAGTAGAATCAACGAACCTCCAATTCCAAAATCTTCAACAAATGGAGATATGTGGGTGTAGAAGGTTAAAATTTATCTTCTCATCCTGTATGGCAGGAGGGTTACCTCAATTGAAAGCGCTAAAGATAGAAAAGTGCAATCAGCTAGATCAAATCGTTGAGGATATTGGCACTGAAGTTCCCTTAGGTACACAAACATTCACTTACTCTTGGTGTAACTCTTGTCaaactttatttaaattgaGGCTATTCGATGAAGTATCAATAGTTTCTAAATGTTATGAAATTTTTGGATAAGAAAGAGATTAACATATATATGCTTGAATAATCAATTTATTACTCCTAATTCTAATATCAAAATGACAGGACAACTCAAGAATTGGTATGTATTTTCCACTCTAAAATTTGTATTCTGGCTATAATTCATGGTGTTTTTCAATGGTCAGAACTTGTTTGttaaaatttactattttagtAAAATGTGCTTTGAAGAATTAGGTTAGTGTAATGATTTTAAACTAAAGAATCTTCTTTTTCCTGTTGTTGCGTTgtaagaaaaacaaaggaattGATTTGAAATTTGCTTGATGAATATACATAGTAGATGCGACACTTATAGATCATCTCTATTATACAAGGACATGATGTTGCTGCTGTGTAACTACTTTTCAGGATCATTTGGTTTTCCCAGCCTTATAAGGTTAACACTAATATGTTACGCCTgcgtaaatatatatatatatatatatatatatatatatatatatataataataataataatattaatattaatattaatattaatattaataataattaaataaaacaaaaccctTGCCACCTCATCCCATTTTTCCCAATTCCTCTTTCTCTCTTCCTCTCGGCAGACAGCAACCCCTCCCCCTccttcatttttgttttccttcCTTCTTTTCTTCCCTTCTCCTTCTTCTCACTCTATTACTCAAACCCTCAATCCTTAAAGGAGGTTTAACATCCCCACAAGCttaatttctcaaactcctacaaattcttttggtTGAGATTTTTGNNNNNNNNNNNNNNNNNNNNNNNNNNNNNNNNNNNNNNNNNNNNNNNNNNNNNNNNNNNNNNNNNNNNNNNNNNNNNNNNNNNNNNNNNNNNNNNNNNNNNNNNNNNNNNNNNNNNNNNNNNNNNNNNNNNNNNNNNNNNNNNNNNNNNNNNNNNNNNNNNNNNNNNNNNNNNNNNNNNNNNNNNNNNNNNNNNNNNNNNNNNNNNNNNNNNNNNNNNNNNNNNNNNNNNNNNNNNNNNNNNNNNNNNNNNNNNNNNNNNNNNNNNNNNNNNNNNNNNNNNNNNNNNNNNNNNNNNNNNNNNNNNNNNNNNNNNNNNNNNNNNNNNNNNNNNNNNNNNNNNNNNNNNNNNNNNNNNNNNNNNNNNNNNNNNNNNNNNNNNNNNNNNNNNNNNNNNNNNNNNNNNNNNNNNNNNNNNNNNNNNNNNNNNNNNNNNNNNNNNNNNNNNNNNNNNNNNNNNNNNNNNNNNNNNNNNNNNNNNNNNNNNNNNNNNNNNNNNNNNNNNNNNNNNNNNNNNNNNNNNNNNNNNNNNNNNNNNNNNNNNNNNNNNNNNNNNNNNNNNNNNNNNNNNNNNNNNNNNNNNNNNNNNNNNNNNNNNNNNNNNNNNNNNNNNNNNNNNNNNNNNNNNNNNNNNNNNNNNNNNNNNNNNNNNNNNNNNNNNNNNNNNNNNNNNNNNNNNNNNNNNNNNNNNNNNNNNNNNNNNNNNNNNNNNNNNNNNNNNNNNNNNNNNNNNNNNNNNNNNNNNNNNNNNNNNNNNNNNNNNNNNNNNNNNNNNNNNNNNNNNNNNNNNNNNNNNNNNNNNNNNNNNNNNNNNNNNNNNNNNNNNNNNNNNNNNNNNNNNNNNNNNNNNNNNNNNNNNNNNNNNNNNNNNNNNNNNNNNNNNNNNNNNNNNNNNNNNNNNNNNNNNNNNNNNNNNNNNNNNNNNNNNNNNNNNNNNNNNNNNNNNNNNNNNNNNNNNNNNNNNNNNNNNNNNNNNNNNNNNNNNNNNNNNNNNNNNNNNNNNNNNNNNNNNNNNNNNNNNNNNNNNNNNNNNNNNNNNNNNNNNNNNNNNNNNNNNNNNNNNNNNNNNNNNNNNNNNNNNNNNNNNNNNNNNNNNNNNNNNNNNNNNNNNNNNNNNNNNNNNNNNNNNNNNNNNNNNNNNNNNNNNNNNNNNNNNNNNNNNNNNNNNNNNNNNNNNNNNNNNNNNNNNNNNNNNNNNNNNNNNNNNNNNNNNNNNNNNNNNNNNNNNNNNNNNNNNNNNNNNNNNNNNNNNNNNNNNNNNNNNNNNNNNNNNNNNNNNNNNNNNNNNNNNNNNNNNNNNNNNNNNNNNNNNNNNNNNNNNNNNNNNNNNNNNNNNNNNNNNNNNNNNNNNNNNNNNNNNNNNNNNNNNNNNNNNNNNNNNNNNNNNNNNNNNNNNNNNNNNNNNNNNNNNNNNNNNNNNNNNNNNNNNNNNNNNNNNNNNNNNNNNNNNNNNNNNNNNNNNNNNNNNNNNNNNNNNNNNNNNNNNNNNNNNNNNNNNNNNNNNNNNNNNNNNNNNNNNNNNNNNNNNNNNNNNNNNNNNNNNNNNNNNNNNNNNNNNNNNNNNNNNNNNNNNNNNNNNNNNNNNNNNNNNNNNNNNNNNNNNNNNNNNNNNNNNNNNNNNNNNNNNNNNNNNNNNNNNNNNNNNNNNNNNNNNNNNNNNNNNNNNNNNNNNNNNNNNNNNNNNNNNNNNNNNNNNNNNNNNNNNNNNNNNNNNNNNNNNNNNNNNNNNNNNNNNNNNNNNNNNNNNNNNNNNNNNNNNNNNNNNNNNNNNNNNNNNNNNNNNNNNNNNNNNNNNNNNNNNNNNNNNNNNNNNNNNNNNNNNNNNNNNNNNNNNNNNNNNNNNNNNNNNNNNNNNNNNNNNNNNNNNNNNNNNNNNNNNNNNNNNNNNNNNNNNNNNNNNNNNNNNNNNNNNNNNNNNNNNNNNNNNNNNNNNNNNNNNNNNNNNNNNNNNNNNNNNNNNNNNNNNNNNNNNNNNNNNNNNNNNNNNNNNNNNNNNNNNNNNNNNNNNNNNNNNNNNNNNNNNNNNNNNNNNNNNNNNNNNNNNNNNNNNNNNNNNNNNNNNNNNNNNNNNNNNNNNNNNNNNNNNNNNNNNNNNNNNNNNNNNNNNNNNNNNNNNNNNNNNNNNNNNNNNNNNNNNNNNNNNNNNNNNNNNNNNNNNNNNNNNNNNNNNNNNNNNNNNNNNNNNNNNNNNNNNNNNNNNNNNNNNNNNNNNNNNNNNNNNNNNNNNNNNNNNNNNNNNNNNNNNNNNNNNNNNNNNNNNNNNNNNNNNNNNNNNNNNNNNNNNNNNNNNNNNNNNNNNNNNNNNNNNNNNNNNNNNNNNNNNNNNNNNNNNNNNNNNNNNNNNNNNNNNNNNNNNNNNNNNNNNNNNNNNNNNNNNNNNNNNNNNNNNNNNNNNNNNNNNNNNNNNNNNNNNNNNNNNNNNNNNNNNNNNNNNNNNNNNNNNNNNNNNNNNNNNNNNNNNNNNNNNNNNNNNNNNNNNNNNNNNNNNNNNNNNNNNNNNNNNNNNNNNNNNNNNNNNNNNNNNNNNNNNNNNNNNNNNNNNNNNNNNNNNNNNNNNNNNNNNNNNNNNNNNNNNNNNNNNNNNNNNNNNNNNNNNNNNNNNNNNNNNNNNNNNNNNNNNNNNNNNNNNNNNNNNNNNNNNNNNNNNNNNNNNNNNNNNNNNNNNNNNNNNNNNNNNNNNNNNNNNNNNNNNNNNNNNNNNNNNNNNNNNNNNNNNNNNNNNNNNNNNNNNNNNNNNNNNNNNNNNNNNNNNNNNNNNNNNNNNNNNNNNNNNNNNNNNNNNNNNNNNNN
It contains:
- the LOC101501248 gene encoding uncharacterized protein isoform X2, whose protein sequence is MEYLYGFASSISRDLVCGVIGQLSYPCCFNNFVKDLAKEEGNLAATRASVQDRVTRAKKQTRNTAEVVDKWLKDANIVMDNVDQLLQMAKTEKNSCLGNCPNWIWRYRVGRKLAKKKRDLTLCIKEGRQYIQIEHPAALSSNFSSDKCWEFDSRKPAYEELMCALEDDEVIMIGLYGMGGCGKTMLAKEVGKRAGHLFDQVLFVPISSTVEVERIQEKIAGSLEFEFQEKDEMDRSQRLCMRLSQEERVLVILDDVWQMLDFDAIGIPSSEHHRGCKVLITSRSEAVCTLMDCQKKIHLSTLTNEETWDLFQKQALISEGTWITVKNLGKEISNECKGLPVAIVAVASSLKGKAEVEWKVALDRLRSSKPVNIEKGLQNPYKCLQLSYDNLDTEEAKSLFLLCSVFPEDCEIPVEFLTRSAIGLGIVGEVRSYEGARDEVSAAKNKLISSCLLLDVDEGKCVKMHDLVRNVAHWIAEKAIKCTSEKDMTLEHTSLRYLWCEKFPNSLDCSNLDFLHIHTYTQVSDEIFKGMRMLRVLFLYNKGRERRPLLTTSLKLLMNLRCIVLSKWDLVDILFVGDMKKLESLTLCDCSFLELPDVITQLTNLRLLDLSECDMKMNPFEVIGKHPQLEELYFADRRSKWELEFLKKFSVPQVLQRYQIQLGSMFAGFQQEFLNHRRTLFLSYLDTSNAAIKDLAKKAEVLCVACIEGGAKNIIPDIFQIEGGSMNHLTELLIRDSKGIECLVDTCLINVGTLFCKLHWLRIEHMEHLGALYNGRRMPLGGHFENLEDLYISNCPKLTCLFTLAVAQNLAQLEKLEVLSCPALKHILIDDDDDDSEEISAYDHRLLFPKLKKLHVRECGMLEYIIPITLAQGLVQLESIEIVCNHKLKYIFGQSTHKDGQNQNELKIELLALEELTLVLLPNINSICLEDCYLMWPSLCQFNLQNCGEFFMVSINTCMALHNNQIINEASRQIVQNIKEVRVNNCELEGIFQLAGLSIDGEKNPLTSCLEMLYLENLPQLRYVCKSDVVESTNLQFQNLQQMEICGCRRLKFIFSSCMAGGLPQLKALKIEKCNQLDQIVEDIGTEVPLASTAKTLTSLEELTIHDCHGLKQLLTYGRAQKNTRGEIDQDDHDFQSCTTMFQSLKKISIMRCHLLKYILPVSFARGLVKLEAIEITETPELRYVFGQNSHASHQYLNKFQIELPVLEKVALYDIPNMIAIYPENYHATCSSWQLLVMNDVGLSMNNLMVDFGATDSDLSSKTDEWETIMSIEKKLVSVIIENGSKIEGVFQINGFPINGQQVVSWLEDLKLVNLAELMYIWMGTKHFASLQHLQKIHICNCPKLKSIFSISVLRVLPLLKILVVEQCEELEQIIEDDEENENVLNSKVCFSQLKFLLVTHCNKLKHLFYIPTSHEFPELEYLSLNQNSSLVQVFKVGPGVSEGRMEALLPKLKHIMLMQLPNLNNMCQGVEFHTLTNLLVHNCPKISLTSATTVEDMLKIYHRDKEFGFYLCPHLHDISCTTTNGQEFITSKNKNKGIQDLQSKEQKLSSIPLPNLTEELVKGQSTDEPCLMSQQNPLEESRVKMITEEGTASKNVEMVASPIHSDSDSSQSDPLVTSQRRPHPHCEISFSQTETYTNEENKDHPINTVDLGASDLISLFQPVEEDDEGQITTPCVSEVTEQHHSTKDNLVVKALSDLEECLKMPLKDIASSEANSLRLLTALNFLSHLSLKDAALSDGLQAIIDTMHREFPSILCSFKQGFTIDKFVVIEAHHDEAAISLASKISKADSFLDEAQQREATLKEHIIQLKKEIKNLEAELSYLDEKKDKCIQETIGYKMELENVRKDKYQIVEDQIKARQEIFEVDYKWSALSSQFRYNYIVERNPS